From the genome of Acidimicrobiia bacterium, one region includes:
- a CDS encoding carboxymuconolactone decarboxylase family protein yields the protein MGDDMDSDPDKRQRGLEVMASVYGWPTVGDGPGDFFGYTVEHLFAEIWEREGLSYRDRRLLLIGLLVGRGMDDVLGLQLEAGLGNEELSAHELREIVIFLTHYAGWPSGAKMNSAVETLIATAAKRAAE from the coding sequence ATGGGAGACGACATGGACAGCGATCCCGACAAGCGTCAGCGGGGCCTCGAGGTGATGGCTTCGGTCTACGGGTGGCCGACCGTGGGAGACGGCCCGGGGGATTTCTTCGGGTACACCGTTGAACACCTCTTCGCCGAGATCTGGGAGCGAGAAGGACTGTCGTATCGCGACCGTCGCCTGCTGTTGATCGGCCTGCTGGTGGGTCGGGGAATGGACGACGTACTCGGTTTGCAACTCGAGGCGGGTTTGGGCAACGAGGAGTTATCGGCGCACGAACTGCGGGAGATCGTGATCTTCCTCACGCACTACGCCGGTTGGCCCAGCGGGGCCAAGATGAACAGTGCGGTCGAGACCCTCATCGCCACCGCCGCCAAGCGCGCCGCCGAGTGA
- a CDS encoding cytochrome P450, which yields MTALVYNPYHYEMHEDPFPTYQRLRDEAPVYRNDRDSGGFWALSRHADVVDGFRDSARLSSAHGVSLDPAASGPHAHRTMSFLAMDPPRHGRMRGLVSRGFTPRRVAELEPRIRELTRSYLEVAIEQGTFDFVDDLAGKLPMDVISELIGVPVADRAELRRLSDLLVHREEGMDDVPPAGVDAAFALVAYYADMLRQRRMAPTTDLTSALLAAEVDGDHLTDDEIMGFLFLMVVAGNETTTKLLGNAWYWAWKNPDQRAKPFRDPARVPTWIEETLRYDTSTQMLARIATEDVTLHNTTIPAGDRVLLVVGSANRDERVFAQAHRYDLDRPERELQQIASFGFGRHFCLGASLARLEARVCLEELVAQVAHYDIDPSGIRRVHSVNVRGFAALPTTVVPR from the coding sequence ATGACGGCGCTGGTCTACAACCCCTACCACTACGAGATGCACGAGGACCCCTTCCCTACCTACCAACGTCTGCGCGACGAAGCCCCGGTGTATCGCAACGACCGCGACAGTGGCGGATTTTGGGCGCTATCGCGACACGCCGACGTGGTGGACGGTTTTCGCGACAGCGCCCGCCTCTCATCGGCCCACGGGGTATCGCTCGATCCGGCGGCCTCCGGGCCGCATGCCCACCGAACGATGTCTTTTCTGGCGATGGACCCGCCCCGGCATGGTCGGATGCGGGGGCTCGTATCGCGAGGCTTCACGCCGCGCCGAGTAGCCGAACTCGAACCCCGTATTCGTGAACTCACCCGCTCGTACCTCGAGGTGGCGATCGAACAGGGAACCTTCGATTTTGTGGATGACCTGGCCGGCAAACTTCCGATGGATGTGATCAGCGAACTGATCGGCGTGCCCGTGGCCGACCGCGCCGAACTGCGCCGCCTGTCGGACCTGTTGGTGCACCGGGAGGAAGGCATGGACGACGTGCCCCCCGCCGGGGTGGATGCCGCTTTCGCCCTGGTGGCCTACTACGCCGACATGCTCAGGCAGCGGCGGATGGCGCCCACCACCGACCTCACCTCGGCCCTCCTCGCCGCCGAGGTAGACGGCGACCACCTGACCGACGATGAGATCATGGGCTTCCTGTTTCTCATGGTGGTGGCCGGGAACGAGACCACCACCAAACTGCTCGGCAACGCCTGGTACTGGGCGTGGAAAAACCCCGATCAGCGGGCTAAGCCCTTCCGGGATCCGGCGCGGGTGCCAACCTGGATCGAAGAGACACTGCGGTACGACACGTCGACGCAGATGCTGGCCCGGATCGCCACCGAGGATGTGACCCTGCACAACACCACCATTCCTGCGGGTGACCGCGTGCTGCTGGTCGTCGGATCAGCCAACCGCGACGAGAGGGTCTTTGCGCAGGCCCACCGCTACGACCTCGACCGGCCGGAGCGCGAACTGCAACAGATCGCCAGTTTCGGGTTTGGGCGGCACTTTTGCCTCGGTGCCTCCCTGGCCCGTCTCGAGGCGCGAGTGTGTTTGGAAGAACTGG
- a CDS encoding TetR/AcrR family transcriptional regulator produces the protein MSSTAVPAPARRAAAGQRSDRVDALVDAAMTELRQHGYDGLTVRNVARRAQVSPASAYTYFASKDHLVAEVFWRRLQRLPAPPSSGSLGERLSCALANLSLLIAEEPALAAASTTAVLAADPNVDRLRGRIGAAFNDYLASALGASANPAVLRTLNLALAGALLQAGMGYFTYSELADRMDEVAVLVLRGAA, from the coding sequence ATGTCCAGTACGGCGGTTCCGGCCCCTGCTCGCCGCGCCGCGGCAGGCCAAAGATCAGATCGGGTTGACGCCCTCGTGGACGCAGCCATGACCGAACTCCGACAGCACGGCTACGACGGCCTCACCGTGCGCAACGTGGCGCGCCGAGCCCAGGTTTCGCCAGCCAGTGCGTACACCTATTTCGCCTCCAAGGATCACCTGGTGGCCGAGGTGTTCTGGCGGCGCCTGCAGCGGCTACCGGCGCCTCCCAGTAGCGGTTCGTTAGGCGAACGATTGTCGTGTGCTCTCGCCAACCTGTCGTTGCTCATCGCCGAGGAACCCGCCCTCGCCGCCGCCTCCACCACCGCCGTTCTCGCCGCCGATCCCAACGTGGATCGGCTACGCGGTCGCATCGGGGCCGCCTTCAACGACTACCTCGCCAGCGCGCTCGGGGCGAGCGCCAACCCCGCCGTGTTGCGGACACTGAACCTGGCCCTGGCGGGTGCATTGTTGCAGGCGGGAATGGGGTATTTCACCTACTCAGAACTAGCCGACCGGATGGACGAAGTGGCCGTGTTAGTTCTGCGGGGGGCGGCATGA